From the genome of Pseudoxanthomonas sp.:
ATTGACGCCGGCCCCCCACCGCGCTGGTTACAATTGAAACGATGGCGCCACACGGCGCGCGCGGAGGCGTTGGAATGAAGCTGGGTTCCCTGAAAGAAGGCGGCCGTGACGGCACGCTGATCGTGGTGTCGCGTGACCTGACCCGCGCCGTGCGCGCCAGCGGCATCGCGCCGACCCTGCAGCGGGCGCTGGATGACTGGTCCAGCCTGGCGCCGCGCCTGGCGGCGCTGTCCGATGCACTCAATGCCGACCAGGCCGATGGCAGCTTCGACCTGGACATCGCCCAATTGGCCTCGCCGTTGCCGCGGGCTTACGAATTCGTCGATGGCAGCGCCTACTTGGCGCACGTCGAGCGTGTGCGACGTGCGCGCGGGGCCGAAGTACCCGCCACCTTCTACACCGATCCGCTGATGTACCAGGCCACCAGTGCAGGCTTCCTGGGTCCGCGCGAGCCGATCCGCGTGGTCAGCGAGGGCTATGGCATCGACCTGGAAGCCGAGGTCGTGGTCGTGACCGACGACGTGCCGATGGCGGTGGATGCGGCGCGGGCCGCGGCGCATATCCAGCTGGTCGGGCTGGTCAATGATGTCAGCCTGCGCAACCTGATCCCGGCCGAGCTGGCCAAGGGCTTTGGCTTCCTGCAGGCCAAGCCGCGCTCGGCGCTGTCGCCGGTGCTGGTCACGCCTGACGAACTGGGCCAGGCCTGGCAGGGCAACAAGTTGCACCTGGCCATGCGTACGCAGATCAACGGCGCCTGGTTCGGCGCGCCGGAAGCCGGCGAGGACATGCAGTTCGATTTCGCCCAGTTGATCGCCCATGCCGCGCGCACCCGGCCGCTGGTGGCCGGGACGCTGGTGGGTTCGGGCACGATCGCCAACCACGACACCGGCAAGGGCGCCTCGTGCCTGGCCGAGCAGCGCACGGTGGAGACCCTGCGCGATGGCCAGGCCGTCACGCCGTTCCTGTCGTTTGGCGACACCGTGCGCATCGAGATGCTGGCGCGCGATGGAAGCACCATCTTCGGTGCCATCGAACAGTGGGTCGAGCGCCAGCCTTTGCCGTAACCGGCAGAGGTTCCACAATGCCGGACTGGGTGCCGCCGTCGCGGTGCCGCTTGCTCGCACCGAGGTTGTCCCGCGCATGGCGGAGCTATTGCAGCTGTACTCCTACTGGCGTTCCAGTGCCGCCTATCGGGTCCGGATCGGGCTCAACCTCAAGCGGTTGCGCTACGCGCTGAAGCCGGTGCACCTGGTGCGCGATGGTGGACAACAGCACCACGACGCTTATGTGCAACTCAATCCGCAGCACCTGCTGCCGACGCTGCTGCATGGCGGGCGGGTGATGCGCCAGTCGCTGGCGATCCTGGAGTACCTGGACGAAAGCTGGCCCGAACATCCACTGTTGCCGGCGACCGGGC
Proteins encoded in this window:
- a CDS encoding fumarylacetoacetate hydrolase family protein, which encodes MKLGSLKEGGRDGTLIVVSRDLTRAVRASGIAPTLQRALDDWSSLAPRLAALSDALNADQADGSFDLDIAQLASPLPRAYEFVDGSAYLAHVERVRRARGAEVPATFYTDPLMYQATSAGFLGPREPIRVVSEGYGIDLEAEVVVVTDDVPMAVDAARAAAHIQLVGLVNDVSLRNLIPAELAKGFGFLQAKPRSALSPVLVTPDELGQAWQGNKLHLAMRTQINGAWFGAPEAGEDMQFDFAQLIAHAARTRPLVAGTLVGSGTIANHDTGKGASCLAEQRTVETLRDGQAVTPFLSFGDTVRIEMLARDGSTIFGAIEQWVERQPLP